The segment GGATATATCAATATTGAAATAGCAAATAAGCGTGATGATGCCTGTGCTATTATTACAGGCATCAAAACTGTCGACGAACTATTGACTTCCGAAGTAAAAATGGTGAGTAGTGCCGCCCGTAAAATCGGCGTTATGGAAGGAATGACAGGGAAAGAAG is part of the Bacteroidota bacterium genome and harbors:
- a CDS encoding YunC family protein, which produces MNDIITIEGRAYQAYHIPTQNTSILLLFGKNGFLACGYINIEIANKRDDACAIITGIKTVDELLTSEVKMVSSAARKIGVMEGMTGKEALMLMS